In the Enterococcus saigonensis genome, one interval contains:
- the aroD gene encoding type I 3-dehydroquinate dehydratase: MQVTLKNVTFGKGTPKICVPLTGQDSQTLLTQAQLAADSVCDVVEWRVDYFADFSNQNAVLEVLSHLRTALKEKILLFTFRTLNEGGKADLSLRDYHSLYIAAAESGLVDIVDVELERAEFLGRGFLSQLKKQKTALLLSSHNFDKTPADGELVMKLGVMRQFDADFGKIAVMPHSLKDVLQIMGLSQKMQGLASVPLILIAMGDLGKITRIAGELMGSVMTFAALEESSAPGQIDITEMSRILAALSLEE, translated from the coding sequence ATGCAAGTTACGCTAAAAAATGTAACCTTTGGTAAGGGCACACCGAAAATTTGTGTGCCGCTTACGGGTCAAGATAGTCAAACACTCTTAACGCAAGCACAATTAGCAGCAGATTCTGTTTGTGATGTGGTAGAATGGCGCGTCGATTATTTTGCTGATTTTTCAAATCAAAACGCTGTATTGGAAGTATTATCTCATCTTCGAACAGCGTTAAAAGAAAAAATTCTCTTGTTTACTTTTCGGACATTAAATGAAGGTGGCAAAGCTGATTTATCGTTGCGGGATTATCACTCTCTTTATATTGCTGCAGCAGAAAGTGGCTTGGTTGATATTGTTGATGTCGAGTTAGAGCGGGCTGAATTTTTAGGTCGAGGTTTTTTGAGTCAGTTAAAAAAACAAAAAACAGCGCTACTTTTAAGTAGTCATAATTTTGATAAAACGCCGGCAGATGGTGAACTAGTTATGAAATTGGGCGTAATGCGACAATTTGACGCTGATTTTGGAAAAATTGCCGTAATGCCACATTCTTTAAAAGATGTACTACAAATCATGGGTCTTTCTCAAAAAATGCAAGGTTTGGCTAGTGTACCTCTTATTTTAATTGCTATGGGTGATTTGGGAAAGATTACACGGATAGCTGGTGAGTTAATGGGATCCGTAATGACTTTTGCAGCGTTAGAAGAAAGTTCTGCTCCTGGGCAAATCGATATTACTGAGATGTCCCGAATTTTAGCAGCTCTGTCATTAGAGGAGTGA
- a CDS encoding class I SAM-dependent rRNA methyltransferase translates to MKIQMNKFGVKKLRQHYPLIQADDIAVDLTIKSDWVDFVDQKGNFLAKGYLGKQNKGIGWVLAWQDETINQAFYARIFAKAKALRQTFFNDETTTAFRIFNGEADGLGGLTIEWYDHYAVFSWYNDTLYKEKNKIVAAFKEIYPEVLGAYEKIRFAGELPESLHIYGKEAPEPLIVKENSVNFAIYLNEGLMTGIFLDQRQVRGLLVDGLAAGKTVLNMFSYTGAFSVAAAMGGALSTTSVDLAKRSLSKTREQFEVNGLDLATQKIHVMDVFNYFSYALKKGLKYDVIVLDPPSFARNKKQVFKVKNHYGQLIAESLPILTEEGIIIASANTANVTLDKFQQMIENEFVAAKVDYKLLDTKRLPTDFHVSQIFPEGNYLKVLIYQVKQSSKFKL, encoded by the coding sequence ATGAAAATTCAAATGAACAAGTTTGGCGTTAAAAAATTACGTCAACACTATCCATTAATTCAAGCAGACGATATTGCGGTTGATTTAACGATCAAATCCGATTGGGTAGATTTTGTCGATCAAAAAGGAAATTTTTTAGCCAAGGGATATCTTGGTAAACAAAATAAAGGCATTGGTTGGGTGCTAGCTTGGCAGGATGAAACAATAAATCAGGCTTTTTATGCCCGGATATTTGCTAAAGCCAAGGCATTGCGTCAAACATTTTTCAATGATGAAACAACAACGGCTTTTCGTATTTTTAATGGTGAGGCAGATGGGTTGGGTGGACTTACGATTGAGTGGTATGACCATTATGCTGTTTTTTCTTGGTACAATGATACTTTGTATAAAGAAAAAAATAAGATTGTAGCTGCTTTTAAAGAAATCTATCCTGAAGTTTTGGGTGCTTATGAGAAGATCCGCTTTGCTGGTGAACTACCAGAATCACTGCATATATATGGTAAAGAGGCTCCTGAGCCTTTAATTGTAAAAGAAAATTCTGTTAATTTTGCTATATATTTAAATGAAGGACTAATGACAGGAATCTTTTTAGATCAGCGACAAGTGCGGGGGCTTTTGGTTGATGGCTTAGCAGCAGGAAAAACAGTCTTGAATATGTTTAGTTATACAGGGGCATTTTCTGTAGCGGCGGCTATGGGTGGCGCTCTTAGTACTACGAGCGTGGATTTAGCAAAGCGCAGTTTATCAAAAACGCGCGAACAGTTTGAAGTAAACGGTCTTGATTTAGCAACTCAAAAAATACATGTTATGGATGTTTTTAACTATTTTTCCTATGCGTTAAAAAAAGGGTTGAAATATGATGTCATTGTATTAGATCCGCCGAGTTTTGCGCGTAATAAAAAGCAAGTCTTTAAAGTAAAAAACCATTATGGTCAATTGATTGCCGAAAGTTTACCAATTTTAACCGAAGAAGGAATCATTATCGCATCTGCCAATACAGCAAATGTTACGTTAGATAAATTTCAACAGATGATCGAAAATGAGTTTGTAGCTGCCAAGGTTGATTACAAATTATTAGACACCAAACGTTTGCCTACTGATTTTCATGTGAGCCAAATATTTCCAGAAGGCAATTATTTAAAAGTTTTGATTTATCAAGTGAAACAATCAAGCAAATTTAAGTTATAG